The Brachionichthys hirsutus isolate HB-005 chromosome 11, CSIRO-AGI_Bhir_v1, whole genome shotgun sequence genome includes a window with the following:
- the usp16 gene encoding ubiquitin carboxyl-terminal hydrolase 16, giving the protein MGKKRGKERSSREEDDVDFTGPSCRHIKKGTDQALLKKLSGNSNWTSCQDCKHEESHETTSQALQQDSTEDQEADVLWLCLKCGHRGCGRNSENQHAIKHYETPHSDPHCLVISLDSWSVWCYICDDEVQYSRTGHLAQLVTNLQKQASACLLKREQENVHKEDSLLEVEHKTPLAEECEDKENKGRRKNPKKESSGITQKTGTSGSSGGVSVKGLSNLGNTCFFNAVIQNLSQTKLLKQIINQVRDEKMNVEIKPIASSGLEPIGVQLEHPGSLTMAMCQLMNELQETKKSVVTPRELFTQVCKKAARFKGFQQQDSQELLRYLLDGMRAEEIKRVSSGMIEALKETRKSIDGEQLKSLVGEYEKNGFPKNFVDHVFGGEMTSTIMCQQCKTVSVVTELFLDLSLPVSDEAYRKKNPKKFVHNVTDLSLGGRDSPPSTSGTDGASPSKYQQKKTKKQAKKQAKQQKRQQRFEGRVTLDSLSSPSHTESQQMRPTADETENADREIPEDSPTEGSDAQISESEQNQDALQDTEGKEEDEDSVIDCDSSMSSVNNRFTVLSEEQHSKDGVLGWSINSDMDQEEGDDMELVSDVRKVSLNDAFIEELEAVEQVVNSEDEALEAKRYTVVTEDPELAFQTLAPRTAPEKQECSVHSCLFNFTAVETLTQNNSLLCVTCTKQQKNKEKAGGSKKGVYTDALKQMLISAPPPVLTLHLKRFQQNGYSICKVNRHVQFPMMLDLASFCEVKCKNVTKGEIVYSLYGIVEHSGTMRSGHYTAYVKVRPECPKLPSNGRWTQRRPAEQPEGLWFHISDTSVQPVSESKVQSCQAYLLFYEKIV; this is encoded by the exons ATGGGAAAGAAAAGGGGGAAGGAGAGAAGCTCGCGAGAAGAGGATGACGTCGACTTTACTG GTCCGTCCTGCAGACATATTAAGAAGGGAACAGACCAAGCTCTTCTAAAGAAGCTGTCTGGAAATTCTAACTGGACAAGTTGCCAGGATTGCAAGCATGAAGAAAGTCATGAAACTACCAGCCAAGCACTGCAGCAGGATTCTACAGAGGATCAAGAAGCTGACGTCTTATGGCTGTGTTTGAAATGTGGCCACAGA GGATGTGGACGAAATTCTGAGAACCAGCATGCCATCAAACATTATGAGACTCCACATTCAGATCCACACTGCCTGGTCATCAGCTTGGACAGCTGGAGTGTGTG GTGTTACATATGTGATGATGAAGTCCAATATTCCAGAACCGGACATTTGGCTCAGCTGGTGACAAACTTACAAAAACAAGCTTCTGCATGTCTTCTTAAGAGAGAGCAGGAAA ACGTTCATAAGGAAGACAGCTTGCTGGAAGTTGAGCACAAGACACCCCTTGCAGAGGAATGTGAGGACAAGGAAAACAAAGGCCGAAGGAAAAATCCTAAAAAAGAGAGTTCTGGAATAACACAAAAAACCGGCACATCTGGAAGCAGCGGTGGCGTTTCAGTCAAGGGGCTGAGCAACCTGGGAAACACATGCTTCTTTAATGCAGTCATTCAG AATCTCTCTCAAACAAAGCTCTTAAAACAGATCATCAACCAAGTGAgagatgagaaaatgaatgTAGAAATTAAACCCATTGCATCTTCAGGTCTG GAGCCTATCGGAGTGCAGTTGGAGCACCCAGGATCCCTTACTATGGCTATGTGTCAACTAATGAATGAGCTCCAGGAAACCAAGAAAAGCGTGGTGACTCCCAGGGAGTTGTTCACACAAGTTTGTAAAAA GGCTGCCAGGTTCAAAGGCTTCCAGCAGCAAGATAGCCAGGAGCTGCTACGATATCTTCTGGATGGGATGCGGGCCGAGGAGATCAAA AGAGTTAGCTCTGGGATGATTGAGGCActgaaagaaacaagaaaaagcATAGATGGAGAGCAGCTGAAGTCACTAGTGGGAG AGTATGAGAAGAATGGATTTCCTAAAAACTTTGTCGACCATGTTTTTGGTGGGGAAATGACCAGCACTATAATGTGTCAGCAGTGTAAAACG GTGTCTGTCGTCACTGAGCTGTTTTTAGATCTTTCTCTTCCTGTGTCTGATGAG GCATACAGAAAGAAGAATCCAAAAAAGTTTGTGCATAACGTCACTGATTTGAGCCTGGGTGGAAGAGACAGTCCTCCTTCAACCAGTGGAACAGATGGTGCGAGTCCCAGCAAGTAtcagcaaaagaaaacaaagaagcaggCAAAGAAGCAAGCGAAG CAACAAAAGAGGCAGCAAAGGTTCGAGGGCAGAGTCACTTTGGACAGTCTCTCGTCTCCCAGCCACACAGAAAGCCAACAGATGCGTCCTACTGCAGATGAGACGGAAAATGCTGACCGTGAGATTCCCGAAGACTCGCCAACTGAAGGAAGTGATGCACAAATCTCCGAGTCTGAGCAGAACCAGGACGCGCTGCAGGATACAGAGGgaaaagaagaggatgaggattCAGTGATTGACTGCGACTCATCCATGTCATCCGTCAACAACCGTTTTACTGTCCTATCAGAAGAGCAGCACTCAAAGGACGGCGTCTTAGGCTGGAGCATAAATTCTGATATGGatcaggaggaaggagacgacATGGAGCTGGTGAGCGATGTAAGGAAAGTAAGCCTGAACGATGCCTTCATTGAAGAACTTGAGGCTGTGGAACAAGTCGTGAACAGTGAAGACGAGGCACTGGAGGCTAAAAGATACACCGTAGTCACGGAGGACCCAGAGCTGGCCTTCCAAACGCTGGCCCCCAGGACGGCCCCGGAGAAGCAGGAGTGTTCAGTGCATTCGTGCCTCTTTAACTTCACAGCAGTGGAAACCCTAACTCAGAACAACAGCCTGCTTTGTGTCACCTGCACTAAACAGcaaaagaacaaagagaaagctGGAG GATCCAAGAAAGGCGTCTACACTGACGCCTTAAAGCAGATGTTGATTTCCGCTCCCCCACCAGTGCTGACACTTCATTTGAAGAGATTTCAACAG AATGGATACAGTATTTGTAAGGTGAACAGACATGTCCAATTCCCCATGATGCTGGATCTAGCTTCCTTTTGTGAGGTTAAATGCAAG AACGTGACAAAAGGAGAAATTGTGTACAGTTTGTATGGTATCGTAGAACACAGCGGAACAATGAGGTCAGGGCATTACACGGCGTATGTGAAAGTACGACCTGAGTGTCCCAAACTCCCATCAAACGGTAGGTGGACGCAACGCAGGC CTGCAGAACAACCCGAGGGATTATGGTTTCATATCAGTGACACAAGCGTTCAGCCAGTGAGTGAGAGCAAAGTCCAAAGTTGCCAAGCCTACCTCCTCTTCTACGAGAAGATCGTGTAA
- the rwdd2b gene encoding RWD domain-containing protein 2B: MSCLEWAESRLAELELLTSMFPTREELETTDQLALAELRDYVECSDSTRSSPTSRPQFVIKQKLHTTSMERMDVLLSCAYPSEYPSVLPEITVRCAGLSRAQQTRLHVELNAYLMENCQGEVCVLSAVEWVKDNLQRFTNKSLSAAPTPKKEYSPSGPREAFSRLWIYSHHIYNKTKRKNILEWSKELGLSGFSMPGKPGIVCVEGPQSACEEFWSRVKVLTWKKIMIRHREDIPLDRQGEDSNSVGILDSLRKFTGFQEAAFDPRGSRGDHMDLGQLYQFLNEKGCCDVFQMYFGIEGK; the protein is encoded by the exons ATGTCCTGCTTGGAGTGGGCCGAGTCCCGGCTCgctgagctggagctgctgaccAGCATGTTCCCCACccgggaggagctggagacCACCGACCAGCTGGCGCTAGCCGAGCTCAGGGACTACGTGGAGTGTTCAGACTCTACGAGGAGCTCTCCAACTTCCAGACCTCAGTTTGTCATCAAACAGAAGCTGCATACCACAAGTATGGAGAGG ATGGATGTCCTTCTGTCTTGTGCTTATCCATCCGAATATCCCAGTGTGTTGCCGGAGATAACTGTCCG GTGCGCTGGTCTCAGCAGGGCTCAGCAGACACGGCTCCACGTCGAGCTCAATGCATACCTTATGGAAAACTGCCAAGGGGAAGTGTGTGTGCTCTCTGCCGTGGAGTGGGTGAAAGACAACCTGCAGCGCTTCACTAATAAGAGCTTATCAGCAGCTCCGACACCTAAGAAAGAATATTCCCCTTCAGGACCACGGGAAGCGTTCAGCCGACTGTGGATTTACAGTCATCACATCTACAACAAGACAAAAAGGAAGAATATCTTGGAGTGGTCCAAGGAGCTGGGTCTGTCGGGGTTTAGCATGCCCGGGAAGCccggtattgtgtgtgtggaggggccTCAATCTGCCTGCGAGGAGTTCTGGTCCAG AGTGAAGGTGCTGACATGGAAGAAGATCATGATCCGACATAGAGAGGATATTCCCCTTGATCGTCAGGGTGAGGACAGCAATTCCGTTGGAATTCTAGACTCTCTGCGCAAATTCACAGGCTTCCAAGAGGCAGCGTTTGACCCTCGTGGAAGCCGAGGTGATCACATGGACCTCGGGCAGCTTTACCAGTTTTTAAATGAGAAAGGGTGTTGTGATGTCTTCCAGATGTATTTTGGCATTGAAGGGAAGTAG